The following proteins are co-located in the Triticum aestivum cultivar Chinese Spring chromosome 1A, IWGSC CS RefSeq v2.1, whole genome shotgun sequence genome:
- the LOC123145230 gene encoding methyl-CpG-binding domain-containing protein 4-like, with protein sequence MLGFELFPITPLNLVTQGRLGFPQRRHTLPPLRPMSPPKVVAGPACVVGDEGRGDNFADSFPSGGPWTPRRRPRTVRKHLSDVLAGFLGYTGGEDSADCGRNPDSPPSAPDLKTKKSLKDSIGMYTVQCYKCKKWRKIPTKEEFETIRESLAEDPWFCDRDPSAGRSCKQPEDIPCDSSCIWVMDKPGIPRPPPATERLVIMRRDLSKMDTYYLLPNGKRARSGSDVEKFLQDNPEYRANLPASKFSFAAPKIVPATVRESSLWRVAKAEREKV encoded by the exons ATGCTCGGCTTCGAGCTTTTTCCTATCACTCCATTGAATCTGGTGACTCAAGGGCGACTAGGGTTTCCCCAGCGCCGCCACACCCTCCCCCCTCTCCGTCCCATGTCGCCACCCAAGGTGGTCGCCGGGCCAGCCTGTGTGGTTGGCGATGAAGGTCGTGGTGACAATTTTGCCGATTCGTTCCCTAGCGGAGGACCTTGGACGCCAAGGCGGCGGCCTCGGACGGTGAGGAAGCATTTGTCAGATGTGCTAGCCGGCTTCCTTGGCTACACGGGTGGAGAGGATTCGGCTGATTGTGGTCGCAACCCGGATTCCCCACCTTCTGCTCCAGATCTGAAG ACTAAGAAAAGTTTGAAGGACTCCATCGGCATGTACACGGTCCAATGCTACAAATGTAAGAAATGGCGCAAGATCCCAACGAAAGAGGAGTTCGAGACGATCCGCGAGAGCTTAGCCGAGGACCCCTGGTTCTGTGACAGGGACCCCAGCGCCGGCCGTTCCTGCAAGCAGCCGGAAGACATTCCGTGCGACAGCAGCTGCATCTGGGTCATGGACAAGCCAGGCATCCCGCGCCCGCCACCTGCGACGGAGCGGCTGGTGATCATGCGGCGTGACCTGTCCAAGATGGACACCTACTACTTGCTACCCAACGGGAAGCGCGCGCGGTCCGGCAGCGACGTGGAGAAGTTCCTCCAGGATAACCCGGAGTATAGGGCGAACCTGCCGGCATCAAAGTTCTCCTTCGCCGCGCCCAAGATCGTTCCGGCGACCGTGAGAGAGAGCTCACTATGGAGGGTTGCCAAGGCCGAGAGGGAAAAAGTTTGA